A region from the Chrysoperla carnea chromosome 4, inChrCarn1.1, whole genome shotgun sequence genome encodes:
- the LOC123299375 gene encoding 85/88 kDa calcium-independent phospholipase A2, which translates to MNFLRNILSVEPPPTKVIEVTPDQYTSRTTYLRGDGIILYQPANDGKKQKGKYEIVLHRPCTESLHQAFSLYRSDRQDEAEQRFMTYRDKVPALIEISKEMCTLKGLQSICDILNEHNTWSLAHLAAHFSLYDAFVHPTVNSFLNSSDPQTGMSPLQVAVQTNNIKLVQLLVASKCSLEHLDHNGNSVFHYAATTTKEIISALSQDAPRCLNLRNKNGHTPLHMACLANKPDCVKALLLAGADVNISASHMPNLSEREVENAPGYVCNFIQDSPNKLYIQDMKFGGTPLHWSCSREVIETLVDMGCNINALNFEGRTALHVMVMRNRLECVVALLSRDADPNIPDYEGNTALHLAIKENNIPIVQSLIVFGANLEYKNNAGASPRHLVSVNAQAHGSNAQGDKILYLLHAVGAERCSEDVTGCTKGCKFGESYHGIPPPTPNTQESREILDQMLDTAGMEVAAQKEEKKVKGGRLLCLDGGGIRGLILVQILLEMENIVQKPIQHCFDWIAGTSTGGILALALSTGKTLKECLCLYFRMKEYAFVGSRPYPSEQLESILKEALGTETVMADIKHPKLMITGVLADRKPVSLHLFRNYTSPSILMDITPTGPFQTPPLPENQYLWQAARATGAAPSYFRAFGRFLDGGLIANNPTLDALTEIHEYNLALKATGHVEEVKPVTVVVSLGTGMIPVTNYKEIDLFRPDSIWDTAKFAIGISAIGSLLVDQATSSDGRVVDRARGWCSMIGVPYYRYSPQLSEDVNMDEKSDEKLVNMLWEAKAFMHTNKRSVKEMIAIITAD; encoded by the exons atgaATT TCTTACGAAATATTTTGAGTGTTGAGCCTCCTCCGACAAAAGTCATTGAAGTCACCCCAGATCAATACACATCTCGCACAACTTATTTACGTGGTGATGGAATTATCTTGTATCAACCAGCTAATGATGGGAAGAAACAGAAAGGAAAATATGAGATTGTTTTACATCGACCGTGCACCGAATCTTTACATCAAGCTTTTag tttatatcgTTCGGATAGACAAGATGAGGCAGAACAACGTTTTATGACCTATCGTGACAAAGTACCGGCGTTAATTGAGATTTCCAAGGAG atgtGTACTTTAAAAGGACTTCAAAGTATATGCGATATACTGAACGAACATAATACTTGGAGTTTAGCACATTTAGCGGCACATTTTTCATTATACGATGCATTCGTTCATCCAACAgtgaatagttttttaaacagTTCAGATCCACAAACTGGAATGTCACCATTACAAGTTGCTgttcaaacaaataatattaaattagttCAATTATTAGTCGCatcaaaatgttctttggagCATTTAGACCACAATGGAAACTCTGTATTTCATTATGCTGCAACCACAACTAAAGAAATTATATCG gcTCTTAGCCAAGATGCACCAAGGTGTTTAAATTTGCGTAATAAAAATGGACATACACCACTACATATGGCTTGTTTAGCAAATAAACCAGATTGTGTGAAAGCTTTATTATTAGCTGGCGCTGATGTAAATATATCTGCTTCACATATGCCAAATTTAAGTGAACGAGAAGTGGAAAATGCCCCTGGTTATgttt gcAATTTCATTCAAGATTCaccaaataaattatacattcaAGACATGAAATTTGGTGGAACCCCATTGCATTGGTCGTGTTCACGTGAAGTAATCGAAACATTAGTTGATATGGGTTGTAATATAAATGCACTGAACTTTGAAGGACGTACAGCGTTACATGTAATGGTCATGCGTAATCGTTTAGAATGTGTTGTTGCTTTATTGAGTCGTGATGCAGATCCAAATATTCCTGACTACGAAGGCAACACAGCTCTACATCTTgccattaaagaaaataatattcccATTGTACAATCATTAATTGTCTTTGGAGCAAATTtagagtataaaaataatgccgGTGCAAGTCCTCGTCATTTAGTCAGTGTGAATGCACAAGCACATGGTTCAAATGCGCAAGGTGATAAGATTTTATACTTGTTACATGCTGTTGGTGCTGAACGCTGTTCAGAAGATGTAACTGGATGCACAAAGGGGTGTAAATTTGGAGAAAGCTATCATGGTATACCCCCACCAACTCCTAACACACAAGAATCTCGCGAAATTTTAGATCAAATGCTAGATACAGCTGGTATGGAAGTTGCGGCACAAaaggaagaaaaaaaagttaaaggtGGACGATTATTGTGCTTAGATGGTGGTGGAATTCGTGGATTAATTCTAGTTCAAATACTATTAGAAATGGAAAATATTGTGCAAAAACCGATACAACATTGTTTTGATTGGATTGCGGGTACGAGTACAGGCGGTATTTTAGCATTAGCTTTATCAACTGGGAAAACTTTAAAAGAATGTCtatgtttatattttcgtaTGAAAGAGTATGCATTTGTTGGATCTAGACCGTATCCAAGTGAACAATTGGAGAGTATATTAAAGGAAGCATTAGGTACCGAAACTGTTATGGCCGATATTAAACATCCAAAACTAATGATTACGGGTGTGTTGGCTGATCGAAAACCTGtttctttacatttatttagaaattatacTAGTCCTAGTATATTAATGGATATTACACCAACTGGTCCATTTCAAACGCCCCCATTACCCGAAAATCAATATCTATGGCAAGCGGCTAGAGCTACAGGTGCAGCACCTTCATATTTCCG agCATTTGGTCGATTTTTGGATGGCGGTTTAATTGCAAATAATCCAACGTTGGATGCATTAACCGAAATTCATGAATATAACCTAGCATTGAAAGCAACAGGTCACGTAGAGGAAGTAAAACCAGTTACAGTGGTGGTATCATTGGGTACTGGTATGATACCAGttacaaattataaagaaatagaTCTATTTAGACCAGATAGTATTTGGGATACAGCTAAATTTGCTATTGGTATTTCGGCAATTGGATCGTTGCTTGTTGATcaa